Proteins from a single region of Rhodospirillales bacterium:
- a CDS encoding YfbU family protein yields MTQSKTERFEMRLDQTMINQVDAWRSEQEDMPSRSEAVRRLIEAGLDVQNSPVRIRDGEKLILAMLRDLYHHHKVKDGEIDPDFVMEAVWGGHYWSLDWQYQGLFHGHEDKRRTVREVVDILDMWDFLEGSFEKLTAKEKERFVKEMEPFTDVKFPGFDGNNEAEHLGVLSFLTGKMDRFERFKKREANSHCPVLDSYRRMYAVFEPMRPTLTGGSMSLSQIIDVLSARWPEDRRLKANQ; encoded by the coding sequence ATGACACAAAGCAAAACAGAGCGCTTTGAAATGCGTCTGGATCAAACCATGATCAATCAAGTGGATGCATGGCGCAGCGAACAAGAAGACATGCCATCGCGTTCTGAAGCTGTAAGACGCCTTATAGAAGCAGGGCTGGACGTGCAGAATAGTCCTGTCAGAATTCGTGATGGGGAAAAGCTTATACTGGCCATGCTGCGCGACCTTTACCATCATCACAAAGTAAAAGACGGAGAAATCGATCCTGATTTCGTGATGGAAGCTGTTTGGGGCGGCCATTATTGGAGCCTTGACTGGCAATATCAGGGGCTGTTCCACGGTCATGAAGATAAGCGGCGTACTGTAAGGGAAGTCGTCGATATACTTGATATGTGGGACTTTCTGGAGGGGAGCTTTGAAAAGCTTACGGCAAAAGAGAAAGAGCGTTTTGTGAAAGAAATGGAGCCTTTTACTGACGTAAAGTTTCCCGGCTTCGATGGAAATAATGAAGCTGAGCATCTGGGAGTTTTAAGTTTCCTTACTGGAAAGATGGATCGATTTGAGCGTTTCAAAAAACGCGAAGCCAATTCTCACTGTCCGGTCCTAGATAGTTATCGCCGCATGTACGCTGTTTTCGAACCGATGCGGCCTACATTAACTGGTGGCAGCATGAGCCTCTCACAAATAATTGATGTCTTGTCGGCTCGGTGGCCGGAAGATCGACGGCTGAAAGCTAACCAGTAG
- a CDS encoding transposase: MAGSPSEYGPHKTLYNRFIRWSRLGVFDKIFTALATQKGPPDQLQIDAAHLKAHHTAASLLKKGMFPALSDVQKAA, encoded by the coding sequence ATGGCGGGATCGCCGTCCGAATACGGACCTCACAAGACGCTGTATAACCGTTTTATACGCTGGAGCCGCCTGGGTGTTTTTGACAAAATTTTTACGGCTCTGGCCACACAAAAAGGCCCGCCCGATCAACTGCAAATTGATGCGGCACACCTCAAAGCCCACCACACAGCGGCTTCGCTTCTTAAAAAGGGGATGTTTCCCGCGCTATCGGACGTACAAAAGGCGGCCTGA